Below is a genomic region from Leptolyngbyaceae cyanobacterium.
TAGGGCATACTGGAACCTTTGCGCTAGACGCAAGCAACGCTTGGGGAGATGAAACCTCTACTCTTGTTGGTGAAAACCTGCATGAGCAAGTTATGTCTTAGATCCAATAATCCCCGTGCGTTCACGCCGGGGAGTGTCAACCTAGCCACCAGTCCGTCATTCCCAGCCCCCTTTACCGAGAAGTTGTGATCCAAATCAATCACAATCACCTATTCGGATCGGAAAATTAGTTTAAATCAATCACTTTTTTGTTTGATTTGTATCAGAAAAAATCTTCTAAATTATCACGTGAATTTAGTTCCTACATCACTTCAACTTTAAAAAAATGACTACATTATTAAAAACGTGACCTCAAGTAAAAAGCCAATTGGCATAAGTTTCCAGGTAATCTAGTCACAACGCTTGACCTGACATTTAAATTAAATTTCTTAATTTTGTCTGAGTCTTGGTTTAGATTCTTACTCCCGGTTAAATACCGGGTTTTTTTGTTTCCTCCGTCCTTGCCGCTTTTCCGTTCTGCTTGCCGATTAAATACTCGCGCCGCTCATTGGTATCGTAAACAACAATTATTTAAGCACTCCGATCGTTTACTACACTTAGCTTTACCCAACTAGTCAATCTTTATAAAAACTTGACAGGATTTAACAAAATATTCAAGACATTCCATAATAGGCGTGCTAACATTAAATTAAATCCCTCAAAGGGAGTATCTGAACCACCTAATTAGAAAGTGCCAAACTTACAATCGGCAACTTATACAGAATTTAAGTAAAGGGAGAGCGGGGAAAACCCCCGCTCTCTGCTTTTAAGAGCAATTTTTGCTTTATTACCAACTTGGTTGCCTCGTTACGCGGGTTTGGAGGCTCTGCATCACGTGCTTGCTGGAGGCTCCGCCTCCACAGCGGCATTCCCAGATGGAACTTGGGAACGAATCAAAGGTGCCACTTGCTCCCCGTGTTATGCGTTCTTAATGAGAAGTACCGTCTTTTTGGGATACTAAATTGGCGATCGCGTTCACTAACACCTCTGGCTCGATCGGTTTAGCGAGGTGTAGCCCGAATCCGGCTTCCAGAGCTTGCTGTTGGTTGTATTCTCCGGCGTAGGCAGTTAAAGCAATGGCAGGAACTAAACCGCCTTGTCGTGGCGATCGAGATCGAATTTCACGCATCATCTGATAGCCATCCAGCTGAGGCATTCCCACATCGCTGACTAAAATGTCCGGTTGAAATTCCTCTAGCGTCGCCAACACCTCGAAGGCGGAAGCTACCACCTTTACTCGAGCGCCGGATTGTTCGAGAATAAAAACCATTAAATCTCGCATATCCGCTTCGTCGTCAACTGCTAAAACTCTCACCCCATCCAGCTTGGCAGTAATTGCAGGTGCTTTTTCCTCCGCTACGATCGCTGGTGCGCTTACCATCATGGGAAGCGTAACGGTAAAAGTAGCGCCTTTTCCTTCGCCAGCACTTTCTGCACGTACCGTTCCGCCATGCAGTTCGATCAAATGTCGCACGATCGCTAATCCCAAACCTAAACCACCAAACTGGCGAGTAGTAGTACCGTCTTCTTGGCGGAAATATTCAAACACGTAAGGGAGAAACTCCGGTTTAATACCTTTTCCGGTATCTTTTACCCGAATTTCCACATCCTTACCAACTTCTACCAATTCAATTTCTACTCGTCCTCCGGCTGGAGTGAACTTTATGGCATTGGAGAGTAAATTCCATATGATTTGTTGTAAGCGATTGAAATCACCAGATACCGGGCTAACATCCCGATCGATCGCAGTGATAATTTGAATATCTTTTGCTTGGGCTGCCAAACGCACGGTTTCGCTCGCCGCTTCAATGGTGGCAGCTAATTTAACCGGAGCAACATTCAATACCATTTTGCCCCGGAGGATGCGAGAAACATCTAACAAATCTTCGATCAGTTGAGTTTGTAATTTAGCATTGCGTTCGATCGTTTCCAAAGCGCGATCGATCGTTTGTTCCTCTAATTTGCGGCTTCGCAATAACCTAGTCCAACCTAAAATCGGATTGAGCGGCGATCGCAATTCATGGGAAAGCACCGCCAAAAACTCATCCTTAATTCGATTCGCCGACTCTGCTTGAGCGCGTGCGGCTTTTTCTCGTTCCAGTAATTGTTCTTTTTCTTTTTCTGCGCGTTTGCGATCGGTAATATCTCTTACAAATGCTTGCCAACGGCGATCGGGTAATATTTTAGTACTCACCTCGACCGTTACGGGCGATCCATCCTTACGCAGTAACGTCCACTCTTCTACTTGCGGTTCCCCTGAGAGCAGCAATTCTTTAGACGCAATCAGGCGCGGTACGCTTTCTGGTGGAATCATATCTGTAATTCGTTTACCGAGCAACTCTTCTGGTTCGTAACCCAACAGATCGCAAGCACTAGTATTTACATCTATATATTTACCTTCTATATCAGCAATGAAAATCGCATCGGGTGCGTGTTCCACTAAGGCGCGAAACCGTGCTTCGCTTTCTCGCAATTCTGCTTCCGTGCGTTTTTGACGGCTAATGTCTAAATTAATGCCAGCCCAACAAATAGTTTCGCCGTTTTCATTTCTGACCGGCACTCCTCGCGCTAAGGTAGGATGCCAGTTGCCATCGACTCCTCGAAAGCGATGTTCGATATCCCAGAGATCGCCCTTTGTGGTACATTCTTTCCAAGCTGCGATCGTTTTTTCTGCATCGTCGGGATGCAGCGCTTCTCCCCAACCGAAATTCGCGCATTCTTCTTGGGTAAGTCCCACCAAACGCAAAAATGATTCGCTGGCGTAGATATTGCGTCCATCCGGTTCGCAAACCCATATGCCATAATCGATCGTTTCTCCGATCGCGCGATACAAACGTTCGCTGTTGCGTAAGGCTTCTTCTGCTTGTTTGCGTTCCGTAATATCCCGGCAAATTGACTGCACGGTGGGTAAACCATTTAATGTAAATAAGGTAGCGCTTACTTCACAGGGAATCAGCCGACCGTCTTTCGTTCTGTGAAGGGATTCTACGATGATGTGCTTTTCACCCAAAAGTTTTTGCACCCTTGCTTTGGCATCGACTGAAGGTGAGGCGATAATATCGACCACTGACATACTCAGTAGTTCTTCTCGGCTATAACCCAGCTTTTTAGAAGCTTGTTCGTTCACTTCGATTAATTGTCCCGGACTACCATCGGGATTTAATTGGTAAACCAGTACCCAGTCTTCCATTCCGTTGAATAGGGTACTAAAGCGTTTTTCTCGTTCTTTGAGCGCTTCCTCTACTTGTTTGCGATCGCTGATATCAGTCATCGCACCGACGATCCGCACTGGTTTTCCCGTGCTGTCCCGAATGATGTAGGCGCGATCGAGCAAGTAAGCGTAAGAACCATCTGCACGTCGGAAGCGATATTCATCTGTCCAAAAAGGCTCGCTGCTATTCAAACAAGCTTCGTAATGAGCTTCTACCCTCTCTTTATCTTCTGGGTGCAGCGCTGAAGCCCAACCTTCCATATCCGTTCCCAGTTCTTCGGGTGAGTAACCAAATACTAGTTTTACTCGATCGCTCCACCACATTTGATGGGTGATAACGTTGTAATCCCACACCACATCGTTAGTCGCTAAACTCATTAACTGGAAGCGTTCTTCACTTTGGCGCAATGCGAATTCTGCTTGTTTGCGATCGCTAATATCGAAAAAGGTAACTACCCCGGCTTTAATATTTCCCTCGGTATCGCGAATTGGCGCTGAGTTAACTAACATGATTCCCGGCGTACCGTCTTTGCGAATAAAGCCGATTTCTTCTTCGATGACTACTTCACCTGTTTGAATCGAACGAGCTAGAGGCCATTCATGGACTTCGTAGGGACGCCCATCGGGATGAAATCCCTGATATCCGTCCGATCGGTCGATATTTTCTAAAGGTATTTGCGTGGATTTTGGCCAAATTTCTTTGATTCGATCGTTACTGAGGAAAATTTTGCTCGAAGCACCATCTGCTACCATTACTCCGGCGGGCATTTGTTGCAGTACGGCTTCTAGTAGTTCTCGCTTGGTTCTAATTCTTTCTAAAAGTCGTTGTTTGTCTGATTCTGCTTGTTTGCGATCGGTAATATCGTTGGTGAAACCGATAATTCGAGTTAATTGTCCGTTGGGATCGCGGACGATGTAGCCTCGATCCCAAACATCGATCCAGCGCCCGTCGCGATGTAGAATTCGATACTCGGATTGGTAGCGATCGGAATCTGTCTTTAATAAGGAATTCATCATTTCGCCAATGCGCGGGCGATCTTCTGGATGAATGCGTTCTAACCACCAATCTCTTTCTTCGGGTACTTCTTCTGGATGGATACCAATTAGTTGATATAAACCATCAGAACGATACACTTGACCTGTTTGAACGTGCCAATCGTAAACTAATCCGGTGACGGCGCGAACTGCAAACCGAAATCGCTCATCGCTTTCTCGCAATGCTGTTTCTGCTCGTTTTCGTTCGATAAATTGTCCGATCTGACTGCCGATCGATGCCATCATTTCTAATAAATCTTCATCTGGTTCGCGAGATCGATCGCTAAAGCATTCGATGACTCCTAAAATTTCGTTACCCAGCAAAATTGGGAATCCAAATCCGCTTTGCAATCCGGCTTTGACTGCCAATACCGATCTGGGAAAATTAGTATCTTCAATTAATTTGGCAATCCAAACAGGTTTACCGTTTTCCCAAATCCGACCGGGTAGACCCTCACCCATAGAAAAGGTAATTCCCCGCTCGATAAATCCGCGAACGTTAGTTGTGAAAGAACACCAACTGTTAACGTAATGCAAGACATTTCGATCCCTATCTACTCGCCAAATAATCCCAACTTGCCATGACAGACTTTCGCATAAAGATTTTAAAATAGCTGGCACTGCTTCGGTAAAATTCTTTGCTTCCGCTAAAATGTTGCTAATTGTATATTGTAGGGCTTTGCGTTGTTCGGCTTGTTTGCGATCGCTAATATCTCGAAAATAAATTGCTAAACCTTCCGGAAATGGAAAAGCCGATATTTCCAGCCAACTTTGAGCTACGCTAGAAAAACCTTCCAATTTAACCGAAACTTGTTCGTTAACGGCTCTTTCCAATTCCCGGCTTAATAAAGAGTTCCTTTGCAAAGCTTCTGGAAATACTTCTTGCCAACGCTTTCCTAATAATTCTTCAGGGGATCGCTGTAATATTCTGCCTGCTTCTTGATTGACGTAGGTATAGCGCCATTCGCGATCGAAAGCTACAAATCCATCGGTAATGCTTTCTAAAATGTTAGAAATCCTTTGGGTCATTGCTTTTAAGGATTCCTCGAACTGTTTGCGATCGGTAATGTCCAGCGTCACTCCTACCATGCGAACCGGAATCCCATCATCGTTGCAAACCAAGCGTCCCCGCACGATCAGCCAGTGTAAACTACCATCAGGCCAAAAGCAACGTTCTTCGATTTCATAATCCGTTCGTTCTGCGATCGATTTTTGAATTGCTGCTTGCACCAATTCTCGATCGTCTGGATGAAGTGCAGCAAACAAAGTTTGGTAAGAAAATTCCGCATCTGGCGGTAATCCAAAATTGGCTTTGCACTGCGCCGAACAAG
It encodes:
- a CDS encoding PAS domain S-box protein, with translation MNEEGKTTSVGTLPNQHLILEQLVDMSPTLLYLYDAVEQRNIYINARSLELLGYPPQTVLAMGTNFTVQVMHPEDIARMPEHLERLNTSPAGSLVDIEYRMQHVNGAWRWFKSRDRVFSRTPQGQVHQILGTAEDITEQKQVEQTLRESEQRFQAFMNHSPTSAWIVDREGRILYVNSTYFQMFQFSQQNLIGKTIFEIYPAEFATQFFATNILAIETNQVIKNIEQSPRSDGKVGEFLVYKFPIPTDNDEILVGGIAVDITENRQIEASWRESEQHLKIALQTGKLGAWQSDLIAGELTCSAQCKANFGLPPDAEFSYQTLFAALHPDDRELVQAAIQKSIAERTDYEIEERCFWPDGSLHWLIVRGRLVCNDDGIPVRMVGVTLDITDRKQFEESLKAMTQRISNILESITDGFVAFDREWRYTYVNQEAGRILQRSPEELLGKRWQEVFPEALQRNSLLSRELERAVNEQVSVKLEGFSSVAQSWLEISAFPFPEGLAIYFRDISDRKQAEQRKALQYTISNILAEAKNFTEAVPAILKSLCESLSWQVGIIWRVDRDRNVLHYVNSWCSFTTNVRGFIERGITFSMGEGLPGRIWENGKPVWIAKLIEDTNFPRSVLAVKAGLQSGFGFPILLGNEILGVIECFSDRSREPDEDLLEMMASIGSQIGQFIERKRAETALRESDERFRFAVRAVTGLVYDWHVQTGQVYRSDGLYQLIGIHPEEVPEERDWWLERIHPEDRPRIGEMMNSLLKTDSDRYQSEYRILHRDGRWIDVWDRGYIVRDPNGQLTRIIGFTNDITDRKQAESDKQRLLERIRTKRELLEAVLQQMPAGVMVADGASSKIFLSNDRIKEIWPKSTQIPLENIDRSDGYQGFHPDGRPYEVHEWPLARSIQTGEVVIEEEIGFIRKDGTPGIMLVNSAPIRDTEGNIKAGVVTFFDISDRKQAEFALRQSEERFQLMSLATNDVVWDYNVITHQMWWSDRVKLVFGYSPEELGTDMEGWASALHPEDKERVEAHYEACLNSSEPFWTDEYRFRRADGSYAYLLDRAYIIRDSTGKPVRIVGAMTDISDRKQVEEALKEREKRFSTLFNGMEDWVLVYQLNPDGSPGQLIEVNEQASKKLGYSREELLSMSVVDIIASPSVDAKARVQKLLGEKHIIVESLHRTKDGRLIPCEVSATLFTLNGLPTVQSICRDITERKQAEEALRNSERLYRAIGETIDYGIWVCEPDGRNIYASESFLRLVGLTQEECANFGWGEALHPDDAEKTIAAWKECTTKGDLWDIEHRFRGVDGNWHPTLARGVPVRNENGETICWAGINLDISRQKRTEAELRESEARFRALVEHAPDAIFIADIEGKYIDVNTSACDLLGYEPEELLGKRITDMIPPESVPRLIASKELLLSGEPQVEEWTLLRKDGSPVTVEVSTKILPDRRWQAFVRDITDRKRAEKEKEQLLEREKAARAQAESANRIKDEFLAVLSHELRSPLNPILGWTRLLRSRKLEEQTIDRALETIERNAKLQTQLIEDLLDVSRILRGKMVLNVAPVKLAATIEAASETVRLAAQAKDIQIITAIDRDVSPVSGDFNRLQQIIWNLLSNAIKFTPAGGRVEIELVEVGKDVEIRVKDTGKGIKPEFLPYVFEYFRQEDGTTTRQFGGLGLGLAIVRHLIELHGGTVRAESAGEGKGATFTVTLPMMVSAPAIVAEEKAPAITAKLDGVRVLAVDDEADMRDLMVFILEQSGARVKVVASAFEVLATLEEFQPDILVSDVGMPQLDGYQMMREIRSRSPRQGGLVPAIALTAYAGEYNQQQALEAGFGLHLAKPIEPEVLVNAIANLVSQKDGTSH